One stretch of Daphnia pulicaria isolate SC F1-1A chromosome 6, SC_F0-13Bv2, whole genome shotgun sequence DNA includes these proteins:
- the LOC124342580 gene encoding endoplasmic reticulum aminopeptidase 1-like isoform X1: MAPDRTIRLQTVRSFPEYNTMNRSAGSLDLSTATSAPEDGKINYEKGEFYTNPPVATCSRRQAVVIIGLILVTLLTCSLIIAFVRPSHCGHVDEGGLDFHEEVAVTAPPEAIATNGEPFPWNDVRLPDSIVPLRYSVVLHPNLTTLFLRGQMEVVFAVQKETNFIVFHGKDVTLTVVMVKDKNMREILTTRTLYYPYHQQIYIELKNYLLPGNNYSLALRYEGMVRTDLEGLYLSSYKAPSGMKRYLVTTHFQPTSARSAFPCWDEPNFKARFKIGAVRQRNYVALSNMPLDNTEDVSIFWGSGLVQDNFHESVAMSTYLVALVVSDYGRIQEVTKTGVTLSIYAPPHMTNQAEFALKAAVKLFDYFQSFFGFSYPLPKLDLISMPDFAAGAMENWGLAVFRESALLMDNNTTSSSAKQRVVLIIAHELAHQWFGNLVTMKWWDDLWLSEGFASFAEYIGVHHIFPEWAMMDQFIHSKTMPALRTDALSTSHPVSVTVADPIEIEAIFDTISYNKGASILYMLQRVLGEEIMRRGLMLYLERHQYGNANMDDLWHALSLGTLNSSHPVPVKDMMDTWTHQLGYPLVTLRRHGNMIHASQKHFLLVNSSAHGANSSHKWHVPLSFTTSAAPNIETQIWMRDPLSLRASDINFEIPMNVSWIKANVNASGYYRVNYEPAIWQALIRVLANQPTTFSPADRAQLIDDAFTLAWAGMLNVTVPLTLSQYLVNETDYLPWSTALTHLRKLDTVLSIRTARRSLHCFVRHLVTPLYSIMGWTTKVPHIQSLLQREILEAAVYFGLSSAVNEARRLFTQWMSGQMQLPPDIRDIVYSTGIKYGGWTEWDYCWQRYKETTVPDERLNFLRALAASNDPWILQQYLDFAMERNSIRVQDIRTVVESVARNPVGSLLVWRQLQTRWNMIEVTFGRASFTIGRLIVAAVSHFHDPLDLKSVQTFFRNVNVGSGKRSLMQSLELIQANINFLSKNDRQLEQWLSRNSPRC; this comes from the exons ATGGCACCAGATAGGACCATTCGACTGCAGACGGTCCGATCTTTTCCCGAATACAACACGATGAACCGATCGGCGGGATCATTGGATTTGAGCACGGCAACATCAGCAccag AGGATGGCAAGATCAATTACGAGAAGGGCGAATTCTATACGAACCCACCGGTGGCGACGTGTTCCAGGAGGCAGGCCGTCGTCATTATTGGGCTCATCCTGGTGACGCTGTTGACCTGTTCGCTCATCATTGCCTTCGTCAGGCCGAGCCATTGCGGGCACGTCGACGAAGGCGGACTGGATTTTCACGAGGAAGTCGCCGTCACTGCGCCACCGGAGGCCATCGCCACCAACGGCGAGCCGTTCCCGTGGAATGACGTCCGACTGCCCGACTCGATCGTCCCGCTCCGCTACAGCGTCGTCCTCCACCCCAACCTGACGACGCTCTTCCTACGCGGCCAGATGGAAGTCGTTTTCGCCGTCCAGAAGGAGACCAATTTCATCGTCTTTCACGGCAAGGACGTCACTCTCACCGTCGTCATGGTCAAGGATAAGAACATGAGGGAAATACTCACCACCAGGACCCTCTACTACCCTTACCATCAGCAGATCTACATCGAGCTCAAGAATTATCTCCTGCCGGGCAACAATTACTCGCTGGCACTCCGATACGAGGGAATGGTCCGCACCGATCTCGAAGGcctttacctctccagctacAAAGCGCCCAGCGGAATGAAACG GTACTTGGTGACGACTCATTTCCAACCGACGTCAGCTCGTTCAGCTTTCCCATGCTGGGACGAACCCAACTTTAAAGCTCGTTTCAAGATCGGTGCCGTTCGCCAACGCAATTACGTGGCCCTCTCCAATATGCCGTTGGATAACACGGAGGATGTTTCCATCTTCTGGGGCAGTGGATTG GTTCAGGACAATTTTCACGAATCGGTAGCCATGAGCACTTACCTAGTGGCGCTGGTGGTCAGCGACTACGGCCGAATTCAGGAGGTGACCAAGACGGGTGTCACCCTATCCATTTACGCCCCACCTCACATGACCAACCAGGCCGAATTCGCTCTCAAAGCGGCCGTCAAGCTCTTCGACTATTTCCAGTCATTTTTCGGCTTCAGCTATCCTTTGCCCAAGTTGGATCTCATCTCGATGCCCGACTTTGCAGCTG gCGCCATGGAGAATTGGGGATTGGCCGTGTTCCGTGAGAGCGCGCTCCTGATGGACAACAACACAACATCGTCATCTGCCAAACAGCGGGTGGTCCTGATCATCGCCCACGAATTAGCTCACCAATGGTTCGGCAACCTCGTCACGATGAAGTG gtgGGATGATCTCTGGTTGTCGGAGGGATTCGCCAGCTTCGCCGAGTACATTGGCGTCCATCACATCTTCCCGGAATGGGCCATGATGGATCAATTTATCCACTCCAAAACGATGCCGGCCTTGAGAACGGACGCCCTATCGACTTCCCATCCAGTGTCGGTGACCGTGGCCGATCCCATCGAGATTGAAGCCATTTTTGACACAATCTCCTACAACAAG GGAGCGTCCATCTTGTACATGCTGCAGCGTGTGCTGGGAGAAGAGATAATGCGGCGTGGGCTGATGCTCTATCTGGAACGTCATCAGTACGGCAACGCCAATATGGACGATCTATGGCACGCACTCAGTCTGGGAACGCTTAACTCTTCGCATCCTGTCCCCGTCAAG GATATGATGGATACTTGGACACATCAATTGGGTTACCCCTTGGTGACGCTCCGTCGCCATGGCAACATGATTCACGCCTCGCAAAAGCATTTCCTGCTGGTGAACTCGTCGGCCCACGGCGCCAACTCCTCGCACAAGTGGCACGTGCCACTCAGTTTCACCACCAGCGCAGCTCCCAACATCGAAACGCAAATCTGGATGAGGGACCCGCTATCGCTCAGGGCATCAGACa TTAACTTTGAGATACCCATGAACGTTTCGTGGATCAAAGCCAACGTGAACGCTAGCGGCTATTACCGTGTCAATTACGAGCCGGCCATTTGGCAGGCACTAATTCGTGTGCTGGCCAATCAGCCAACGACTTTCAGCCCGGCTGATCGCGCCCAGTTGATTGACGACGCCTTCACTCTGGCCTGGGCCGGCATGCTCAACGTCACCGTACCGCTGACGCTGAGCCAGTACCTGGTCAATGAAACCGATTATCTGCCCTGGTCGACGGCCTTGACTCATCTCCGCAAACTGGACACGGTCCTGTCCATCCGGACGGCTCGCCGCTCTCTCCACTGCTTCGTGCGCCACCTGGTCACGCCTCTCTACAGTATCATGGGCTGGACGACCAAAGTGCCGCACATTCAGAGCTTGTTGCAGCGCGAAATACTCGAAGCGGCCGTCTACTTTGGCCTGTCCAGCGCCGTCAATGAAGCCCGTCGACTCTTCACCCAGTGGATGTCTGGCCAGATGCAACTTCCGCCCGACATTCGTGACATTGTCTACTCCACCGGCATCAAATACGGAGGCTGGACCGAATGGGACTACTGCTGGCAGAGATACAAGGAGACGACCGTGCCGGATGAGCGGCTCAACTTTTTGAGAGCCCTGGCAGCTTCCAACGATCCCTGGATCCTGCAACA GTATTTGGATTTTGCCATGGAACGGAACTCGATCCGCGTTCAAGACATCCGGACGGTGGTGGAATCGGTGGCTAGGAATCCGGTCGGATCTCTGCTAGTCTGGCGTCAATTGCAGACGCGCTGGAACATGATCGAGGTCACATTCGGTAGAGCCTCGTTCACGATAGGCCGGCTGATCGTGGCGGCCGTTTCGCACTTTCACGACCCGCTAGATCTGAAATCCGTGCAGACATTTTTCCGCAATGTCAACGTCGGAAGTGGTAAACGTTCGCTGATGCAGTCCCTAGAACTTATCCAGGCCAACATCAATTTCTTGAGCAAAAACGACCGGCAACTGGAACAGTGGCTCAGCCGGAATTCGCCTCGCTGTTGA
- the LOC124342580 gene encoding endoplasmic reticulum aminopeptidase 1-like isoform X2 produces MDNSARRRPDRNAGPNAYHEDEVTVLTGPSKSAGIEDGKINYEKGEFYTNPPVATCSRRQAVVIIGLILVTLLTCSLIIAFVRPSHCGHVDEGGLDFHEEVAVTAPPEAIATNGEPFPWNDVRLPDSIVPLRYSVVLHPNLTTLFLRGQMEVVFAVQKETNFIVFHGKDVTLTVVMVKDKNMREILTTRTLYYPYHQQIYIELKNYLLPGNNYSLALRYEGMVRTDLEGLYLSSYKAPSGMKRYLVTTHFQPTSARSAFPCWDEPNFKARFKIGAVRQRNYVALSNMPLDNTEDVSIFWGSGLVQDNFHESVAMSTYLVALVVSDYGRIQEVTKTGVTLSIYAPPHMTNQAEFALKAAVKLFDYFQSFFGFSYPLPKLDLISMPDFAAGAMENWGLAVFRESALLMDNNTTSSSAKQRVVLIIAHELAHQWFGNLVTMKWWDDLWLSEGFASFAEYIGVHHIFPEWAMMDQFIHSKTMPALRTDALSTSHPVSVTVADPIEIEAIFDTISYNKGASILYMLQRVLGEEIMRRGLMLYLERHQYGNANMDDLWHALSLGTLNSSHPVPVKDMMDTWTHQLGYPLVTLRRHGNMIHASQKHFLLVNSSAHGANSSHKWHVPLSFTTSAAPNIETQIWMRDPLSLRASDINFEIPMNVSWIKANVNASGYYRVNYEPAIWQALIRVLANQPTTFSPADRAQLIDDAFTLAWAGMLNVTVPLTLSQYLVNETDYLPWSTALTHLRKLDTVLSIRTARRSLHCFVRHLVTPLYSIMGWTTKVPHIQSLLQREILEAAVYFGLSSAVNEARRLFTQWMSGQMQLPPDIRDIVYSTGIKYGGWTEWDYCWQRYKETTVPDERLNFLRALAASNDPWILQQYLDFAMERNSIRVQDIRTVVESVARNPVGSLLVWRQLQTRWNMIEVTFGRASFTIGRLIVAAVSHFHDPLDLKSVQTFFRNVNVGSGKRSLMQSLELIQANINFLSKNDRQLEQWLSRNSPRC; encoded by the exons atgGATAATAGCGCTAGAAGGAGGCCGGACCGCAATGCCGGGCCTAATGCCTATCACGAAGACGAAGTGACTGTCTTGACTGGGCCCAGTAAAAGTGCTGGAATAG AGGATGGCAAGATCAATTACGAGAAGGGCGAATTCTATACGAACCCACCGGTGGCGACGTGTTCCAGGAGGCAGGCCGTCGTCATTATTGGGCTCATCCTGGTGACGCTGTTGACCTGTTCGCTCATCATTGCCTTCGTCAGGCCGAGCCATTGCGGGCACGTCGACGAAGGCGGACTGGATTTTCACGAGGAAGTCGCCGTCACTGCGCCACCGGAGGCCATCGCCACCAACGGCGAGCCGTTCCCGTGGAATGACGTCCGACTGCCCGACTCGATCGTCCCGCTCCGCTACAGCGTCGTCCTCCACCCCAACCTGACGACGCTCTTCCTACGCGGCCAGATGGAAGTCGTTTTCGCCGTCCAGAAGGAGACCAATTTCATCGTCTTTCACGGCAAGGACGTCACTCTCACCGTCGTCATGGTCAAGGATAAGAACATGAGGGAAATACTCACCACCAGGACCCTCTACTACCCTTACCATCAGCAGATCTACATCGAGCTCAAGAATTATCTCCTGCCGGGCAACAATTACTCGCTGGCACTCCGATACGAGGGAATGGTCCGCACCGATCTCGAAGGcctttacctctccagctacAAAGCGCCCAGCGGAATGAAACG GTACTTGGTGACGACTCATTTCCAACCGACGTCAGCTCGTTCAGCTTTCCCATGCTGGGACGAACCCAACTTTAAAGCTCGTTTCAAGATCGGTGCCGTTCGCCAACGCAATTACGTGGCCCTCTCCAATATGCCGTTGGATAACACGGAGGATGTTTCCATCTTCTGGGGCAGTGGATTG GTTCAGGACAATTTTCACGAATCGGTAGCCATGAGCACTTACCTAGTGGCGCTGGTGGTCAGCGACTACGGCCGAATTCAGGAGGTGACCAAGACGGGTGTCACCCTATCCATTTACGCCCCACCTCACATGACCAACCAGGCCGAATTCGCTCTCAAAGCGGCCGTCAAGCTCTTCGACTATTTCCAGTCATTTTTCGGCTTCAGCTATCCTTTGCCCAAGTTGGATCTCATCTCGATGCCCGACTTTGCAGCTG gCGCCATGGAGAATTGGGGATTGGCCGTGTTCCGTGAGAGCGCGCTCCTGATGGACAACAACACAACATCGTCATCTGCCAAACAGCGGGTGGTCCTGATCATCGCCCACGAATTAGCTCACCAATGGTTCGGCAACCTCGTCACGATGAAGTG gtgGGATGATCTCTGGTTGTCGGAGGGATTCGCCAGCTTCGCCGAGTACATTGGCGTCCATCACATCTTCCCGGAATGGGCCATGATGGATCAATTTATCCACTCCAAAACGATGCCGGCCTTGAGAACGGACGCCCTATCGACTTCCCATCCAGTGTCGGTGACCGTGGCCGATCCCATCGAGATTGAAGCCATTTTTGACACAATCTCCTACAACAAG GGAGCGTCCATCTTGTACATGCTGCAGCGTGTGCTGGGAGAAGAGATAATGCGGCGTGGGCTGATGCTCTATCTGGAACGTCATCAGTACGGCAACGCCAATATGGACGATCTATGGCACGCACTCAGTCTGGGAACGCTTAACTCTTCGCATCCTGTCCCCGTCAAG GATATGATGGATACTTGGACACATCAATTGGGTTACCCCTTGGTGACGCTCCGTCGCCATGGCAACATGATTCACGCCTCGCAAAAGCATTTCCTGCTGGTGAACTCGTCGGCCCACGGCGCCAACTCCTCGCACAAGTGGCACGTGCCACTCAGTTTCACCACCAGCGCAGCTCCCAACATCGAAACGCAAATCTGGATGAGGGACCCGCTATCGCTCAGGGCATCAGACa TTAACTTTGAGATACCCATGAACGTTTCGTGGATCAAAGCCAACGTGAACGCTAGCGGCTATTACCGTGTCAATTACGAGCCGGCCATTTGGCAGGCACTAATTCGTGTGCTGGCCAATCAGCCAACGACTTTCAGCCCGGCTGATCGCGCCCAGTTGATTGACGACGCCTTCACTCTGGCCTGGGCCGGCATGCTCAACGTCACCGTACCGCTGACGCTGAGCCAGTACCTGGTCAATGAAACCGATTATCTGCCCTGGTCGACGGCCTTGACTCATCTCCGCAAACTGGACACGGTCCTGTCCATCCGGACGGCTCGCCGCTCTCTCCACTGCTTCGTGCGCCACCTGGTCACGCCTCTCTACAGTATCATGGGCTGGACGACCAAAGTGCCGCACATTCAGAGCTTGTTGCAGCGCGAAATACTCGAAGCGGCCGTCTACTTTGGCCTGTCCAGCGCCGTCAATGAAGCCCGTCGACTCTTCACCCAGTGGATGTCTGGCCAGATGCAACTTCCGCCCGACATTCGTGACATTGTCTACTCCACCGGCATCAAATACGGAGGCTGGACCGAATGGGACTACTGCTGGCAGAGATACAAGGAGACGACCGTGCCGGATGAGCGGCTCAACTTTTTGAGAGCCCTGGCAGCTTCCAACGATCCCTGGATCCTGCAACA GTATTTGGATTTTGCCATGGAACGGAACTCGATCCGCGTTCAAGACATCCGGACGGTGGTGGAATCGGTGGCTAGGAATCCGGTCGGATCTCTGCTAGTCTGGCGTCAATTGCAGACGCGCTGGAACATGATCGAGGTCACATTCGGTAGAGCCTCGTTCACGATAGGCCGGCTGATCGTGGCGGCCGTTTCGCACTTTCACGACCCGCTAGATCTGAAATCCGTGCAGACATTTTTCCGCAATGTCAACGTCGGAAGTGGTAAACGTTCGCTGATGCAGTCCCTAGAACTTATCCAGGCCAACATCAATTTCTTGAGCAAAAACGACCGGCAACTGGAACAGTGGCTCAGCCGGAATTCGCCTCGCTGTTGA